The Cataglyphis hispanica isolate Lineage 1 chromosome 26, ULB_Chis1_1.0, whole genome shotgun sequence DNA window tttgtatagtCGCATATATAAGATCAACCAATCAGGCATCATATGAAAAACGCAGTATCAATATGGCGTCTTTAAATATGAGACatttgattggtcaattttttttacaatgcatATATGCATTGAATTATGCAAATTCTTCTGAATATGCCTTTAGGGTTGCAAGTTCAACGTTAATCTGGTGGCGCCTTCTATCGATCGATCGCAAATCAATGACAAAGTTCAACCGCTTAAAGTAAAATCGCGGTTTCTCGCGTCCTTTGCagtgcgataaaaaatataaatcaatgttaattaagagacattaaaaatatataaatgcggtCGCGTATGTAAATGTGTAAATTGTACGTCGTTGTGATGTGAAAGTCGTGGTAAGATCGATCGATGTCATCCTAATTTTGTGCGCGAGATAAAAGTGCGGTACGGAAATTCCCATCCACGGAGATTGGAAATGTCCGATCACGCCTGTTCACGCTGTATTTACATCTTAAAAGTCTTCTTCGAGGATGATTGCAGGACTTTAGCGGAATCAATAGACTTTCAGTATGAGGTCCAGGtaacaagtttatttttttaagacaatATATCTGTGCTTTACATGCATTAAGACattaatgcaaaatgtttaaagaatatttgataGCATAttctctatatgtatatatatatatatatatatatatatatatatatatatatatattttagaattataaatttatctattctcATCTAAATCGTAAGATGAAGAATGGTTTTTGGAATTTCAGAACGCGATCACAAAGCGAAATCGTGGAAATAGATCGTCATAGCAATGTACTTCCGGAAATTTTCTCAAGTAGGAAAATCAAATTAGCGTAACCGCGGCGTGATCATTATGCTCGCACACTCGTTGTTGATGCCTCATTTCAAAAGCCTCATAGAATCTAACATTAGTCTTTGTGCGGAATTTTCGCATATAAAATGTCTCGAAACTGCAAATTGTCCTCGCGATTTATTCGAAGTGTCGTTTTTAATCTCCTTCTCATGGGCAATTTTAGTAATTGAGTCGGACCAGAAAGATTTTAGTAAAGATGTAAACGCGATTGTGTCGAAGTGTTTGCCAGATGTCGTAAAAACCGCGGCTCGTTGATTTCGAAAAGCTATGATTTTCATGAGAGCAATATTTACAACAAAGTTTATAGTACATTATACATGACGATCTTGTACATTtgatatatcgtatatttatgAAGCACATGTTATAtagaacattttatatatgcatcgtataatttgattcattttataaatatttttaccatagagatataatatatatataataataataaaacaatttattattttatatataattataattataatattataatattaatattaacagatataatataataaatgaaatattataattgatatataattattatttatattttgtgagctttataaattataatttattatcgcaaatttttttattttatttattatatgaaaatctcTGATCTGATGTGTTACATAcaacaaataagaaattaacataaaaaagtaatttttgaaGTTAGTTAAATAGATAATTGACTTTTTGTCTTTGATTACCGTATCGTCTCGTAATCTTTCACTATTAGATAATGTCAGCGTATTACATGacaagtatttaatattatgtatatttctaaGCCAAACTTGAAACTTTACATATGCGTGTTCAtgtgaaattaattctttgataTAAGGGTTGATAATCTTAAAGTACGCGTATATACAAACACATGCACGAACACGTGCGCGTATACAAGTTTAATTCTAACATGTAGTCGGTATTGATTGCGTATTTTTAGATACACTGGCAGCAACCATGCCgtcatcaaatattaatcCCCAGTCAGAAATAGATCCGCGCCCCCGTCgactatatttattgtttcagAACGaatagaagaagagagaaagaaagagaattactattaattttttttgaaaggacacatgctgaaaaaaaataataaaagcaatcgATCTAAGGGCAAGATGCGATTAGTCTCATTCTGTCGCTTGTTATTatgatgaaatttatgataatgtttctttttctcgatattcatctgtaaattatatcggattaagagagaaagaaaataatattttaatattaattagagttATATGAtcgttctattaaattaaattgcataatttctttataattattttataataaaataaaattttattttaaatagttgcaaatattatgaaatattcattttttttgtcacgTGCACGTGCTCAATTGTCGCTgaatatctctttataaaaaattataaattttttgattaattaaaaaaaattttttttttattaaaagataaaagatcaTATTATTCATCTTatacctctctctttttctctcttcttctctctctctctctttttctctttatatgtgtttataatttgttaaatattatatataattgaaataaattttgaaattagcatttttgctttaaattaaaagaatatattgtatttttttttttttttgaagctaTTTCGTgaaaagcattttattttcaattgttatccgcttgaaaattataaatgtcttgatttatttaaatagataatttgatTACGAAATTTGTAACAAGAGATTAATTAAGCGTAACTATTTATCTAATcctaaagtattttaatttctaaacatAAAATCACTGTATGCATAatctacacatatattattttttaattaatgctacattatatataacagaaataattattgttattagaaataaagagtttgaaattatataaatgaggtAGAAgcatatctaatttaaaatattatcgatctattttctttatacacaAATGTCACTTTTACGCTAAAGTTATCGACAAGCATGATGAAATAGTGctgattatattcttaattattggAAATCGCATACGTGTGTCTATGTCGTCGGTTCCGAAAATATCTCGCGAAACGGGCATTCGTCCGGATTACTCCAGCGCTTTCGGATTTAAAGATCGTTTCGAGATTAAGACTCGCGATAAAAACCGACACGTCGCACGTTTTTATTAGCCCCGGTTAATTACGGCGCGAAAGAAAACCAGTTCTGTCTCTGCTCATCTGCATTTGAGAGAGGGGAGGTTTATTTGCGACATCTAATAAACGAAAGATGATATCCCGCGTGTAATCTCACGCATCCTCATCCTTGTCCTTATCATCGCGGCGTTTTTATAGATTGCATCCGCTCCAGAAAAGGCGTTTGAACTCAATGACGGGGCGAACGACCTTTAgtcctgtctctctctttcgcaaaCTCCTTTCCCCTCTCTTGCATATACATTTAGGCGCCGGGGAGCGTTTTCTTTGACGTCAGAGGGCAATCATGCAACATCGTAAAGCGTATACAGAACCCCACCGTCGAAATGTTCTGGGCGACTTCGACGTAAGTCCGTACGCCTACACGATCGGTAAATATCGAATCCCCTGAAAGATAAACTCATCGAAAGAGGTTGATGAAGTCTTATAAAAACGAATAGagattaaagtaaattaaagaaaatttatcctTTTAAGCTTAGATAGCTTTGAATATTCCACGCATAATTAAaagtcatttataaaattttttggtcTATAATGTTTTACTTCTGATGCATTACcactatttaataatataactaaaaattgaaaaaattaaaagtaaattctttacattcaaatataaaaataaaaataattaaatggtaaaaaagagaaatgataaaatatagaaaagaattgaacgaatataaaacaaagattgggtaaaatttgaaaatttttaaggaaaagattcctaaatcttttttttagtaacAATTCctgaaaatttagatatttctcTTGACAAGCAAATTTGAATCTAGTAGAATTAAGGCATTAAAATGTCACTTCAGCCGATGCGCCGGCGTGCACTGATACAAGTGGAATATTATCCGTATGATGATGTATAAATAGGTTAGACGGTATGAAAATAGATACCGGGGCGTTGGACCGGAGGATCGATGACGATACTCATCCTCTGGTGGCGGCTTGCCCGACTTTATTTTTCGACAAGTAACCGCATTATGTGTCTTGGTCGAGACAGCGCGTCTGCACGAAACGTCTGATACTATAacttgcattttaaatattttccaatatatatatcttaatttttttccatcataAATTTAGCTCCTTTAACTCCAAACATTTAATGCTACAAACATATATCTCTTGTCTCATTATTGTAAAATGCAATTGCGAAACATCTTACAATTGTTCGGTTTGTTGCTTTAACTTATACATCaaatttgatttgtttttGAAATCCATTTGCAATTTACTAAAGTTAAtagataatgttttaataattctgtttGATTATAGcatttcttattatctttttagatCCATGATATAAGCTAATTGATTTATGTGTGCacacatatagatataaatgtacaaattaattaattgttttgaccaaattaatttagatttaaaattaaataaaattaattaataaaattaatttttatagatttcaaagaggaactttaaaaaaattaaaaaaagaaagatattcaataataaaatatatatataataaatttttataataaaaaagttagcatttttccataaatatatctttcttaaaaatttttttctaagtaaatagaattaattttttggcctagtttttatcgaaatagataaagtatatcgaaataactattaaataattatattactttattcgttcatcataattttaaaataaatcttttaatcagtgatttcatcaatttatctttattgatCTATTCACTTTGTTGGGTATGaagcttgataaaaattatataaacaaatgtcAAAGTTTAATTGTTGCTATCGTTCTTCCAATTCTGGAAAATGTTACACGTGCGCTTGCCGTTGACTTTTATGTTAGAATGGATCAATTGAATCTCTCGTCGTATGTTATGTTACGATGCGTTTAAACACCACAACTTTGTATATGTACTTGATGTCCGCTTTGCGGAGATAACGTCCTGTCAAGTATCCAGTCGGTTTGACGCTTGTCAAAACAAGCCGCCGAGAATACTCGCCATGTGGATGGAAATAGCGTTACACTGGTCCAAAATACACGCGTATCGGAAGAAAGATGATGGAACGCGGGTGTATGTTGAGATGCATTCGTTTGATGCATGCCAGTGGCGTAACTAATGGTCTGAAACACTCGAAATTGCCTGCGAAATCAAAActgaaaacaagaaaaaaaagaaaaaaagcaaagatGAAATTCCAGACGCAGAATAAAacaggaaaagaaagaaaagagaaagaaataatgggagtatcaaatttatcatcgacaatattcttttttaaaaacgaaACGACGTCGtacgagaaaattttattctatttttgcaattaatttttttatttcatattattataattttccggATCATATCAGTAATAAACTGACtagcactttttttaaatttattctgctaaaaaaaaaaatcttttttaattacaaaatttaattttactgagcttttattaaaataagtaaatgttaaatgttaaatgatcatatatatgatttgttCATCTCCGTTTTAACACAGATTTTTCGATCGGTGatttcatcaatttatttttggtgATCTACTTTTGCatctattattgtatttagtTATATGGCAGTTAaatcttacatatattaatatataatataatacattaatttagattgaaatatatatattggaacaaaaagtatgtaatatatattatgaagcAATTGGAAAATGGGTCGAGGATATGTCACAACTTGTGtgagttatttaataaagattaaatatgtaaagatcttaaaatattttttggagTGTTTATGTATCCGTGTGTCAACGAATATCAAAACGCTTCGTGCCACGAACGATGAATTTATCTTGGCACTCTGGGGACTGAGCGAATGACGTCTAGGCGTACTTATCGACCATCATAAGTGTGATAACGCGCAGATGTAATTGATGATAGATTGGATGTAACATTGCAATTAGAGTGCAATTAACgcgatgtttttaatattgtaaataaatcgagaaaatatatcatcgtcgaatataaagatttgtcaaaaatataagatcaatattatatacacagcagaacagaattaaaaaatgtaagaaaatatattataatccaataatataaaaatatgattttctatttaaaaataaaaacaaagattttaattttttttaaactgccTAAGtttagttaaattttaatttgctattttcacattgtaattgatttattttattagttttttgttttctttctatttatcaacaaattttgagattagAATACGccgacacatttttatttgtttatgcttgcagaattattatttatcttttatttaattaatttttatatataacaataatttttattaaaatataaaaaaaaaattcaagatatgTGGAGTCaacaagagagagatttacaataaaatattaatctgataaaactaaaaaatgtatacataaaaatcttattaaatattagcaaaatataataaaactgttCAAGGGGTAAAGATAGTTTAAAGATAGTTGCTTCTCTTGTCTATGCcaaagaaagttttaaatgTTGTCGAGATGTAATTAAACTATTTCACGCGAGCTTATCAAAAGATTGAGATATTCACGGTCGTGTGCTCTTATTTCGATATCAAGGTCGAGCCAGTAGAaagattttcatataattaaagctGACTAATGACTTCGCTAATGGCGCGCAGGCTTGCGTTTTTCGATGTAGGGTGAACGCAGAAACGGTTGCATATATCGGATGACGCGAATATTCGACTTGCGTAATGCGTTGCGAATTGCTTGTGATCCAGAAATTTACATGTCCGTCGATCTTTCTGCCAATTACTATGACGAGATCACAAGCCGCGGCAGAAGCGTGATCTATGTAACAGCCGCGCCTGTTACATCGCGCATCTGTTTGCTTCGATGGGGTGATTTTGGAAGAGTGTGGGGTAGAAACGCGAGGgttgtatctctctctcagcTGGCCCGGGTATCCAGGGTTCGTCGCCATAGCGACACCCCGAGCGATAGCTAACACCACCCCATTCCGCAATATAGCTGGCTGTAAATCGCGTAGGTGTTACAGGTTGAAAGATTTCACAGTGACGCgctctaattttaattaattcgctgATGCgcaaacttaatttatttagaagtTACATCataattagaatttagaaattacattatagataaaagttaaattatttaagcaataaactttttcttatgtatggataaaatatataggtatataaagataattatttttaatagcaaaattgttttaataaaagaatgttttaataaaaagatctaaatttattataaaataattagtggtaataatattaaaaataaatattaaataatgtataaaaaattattaatacaaataaattattagcttaattttgaaataaatggaATTAAAATAAGAGTTAGCTGAAATATGAGTTATGGGGGAATTATATGTCGctgtattaattttgtacaatttaagatttatttcaatatatacaaaacattGCTTCGTATTAATGGAGGGCACGCACGTCGGCTTTCTCGCAAAAATTACATCACTCGTTTGTCTTGCCACTTAATCAATTCGAACAAGAGGAACAGTACTAAGATAATAATGATTGTCCGAATATTGTAGATGAGCGATAATGCTCGTCGCGTGCTTGTTCTCACGTACAAATGTATAGAAATACGCGTCTGCATCATTCCAATTCTTAACGCGTTTCTTACACCGATCCTTACGGCTATACATTTTGTCTGGATAACGATCCACTTGCAGGGAACTTTAAGAGAGACTGCAATTTTCTATATCTGATCATAAGTCTGATAGATAACGATATTCTTACTATTGTAATCTCATGTCAACAGGAAATTAGGTACCTCGtggatagataaaaataaacgaatataTACCTTTTTCCTCGCACTAAGATTTTTCTAGCGTTCAATTTTCACAGATTTTATAGACATGTGAAAATAATCACTATGTTTATTCATAAGAGTGTACATTCTCccgtatctatatataatactgagaatattaattctgataaaattatataaaagttattttagatattatctaatattaaaatcagaatattattatgtaaattttggaTTGGATATGAATTAATTCGCATGCATCTGAAAAAATGTATCGATCGCTGGATGCAAACGATGAATTTTCCCACCGATTTTCACACTTCATTACGAAGTGCccgttttatattatgtttgtcGTTATCCGTGAGCGCGTTTTAATGCAGAATCGTTTGCGAAAGATTATTACAACTGTTGGAATTGCAACGCGCATGCAATATTACGCTATGTTTATATCACCGTTACGAAGTAGCGTAACTAATTGTACAAACAGAACCTCTACGCACTACACACGATAAACTTCTACAAGAATATAAGTGTgtactatatttttctaatgtatatacgtatatacgtgtgtgtatatatatatatatatatatatatatatatatatatatatatatatatatatatatgtacatgtctAGCAAATACGAATGTATATAGctatttaagtatataaatgtatttacatCTGTATGATTTATACACTTGTCGCTAATAGTACTTCCGGTAACCATccattttgcattataatcTCTATTCgcatttttcgattatatcttattacatttttcggctaaatcttttttgcttgaaaaaattataaattaaatattataatcaaaattttgatccattattttaaaaaggtaGAGATTCACATTTACTTGACTTACGTAGTggaaagttaatatttttcatagctTGTCTCGAATCTTATTGAATGGATTGTTTCCGAAAATGATTTCGTAATCTACGCTATATTTGGAGTTACGATCTCCTTTGGGAATCCCTGGATTATACAGTCTTCTTGCTTTTTTATCTCTTGTCTAACGATCGAGAATATATCGTTATGTAATTTgaactaaaaagaaaattttgaattatgtgcaaaatatttctaagtGGCTGTCTCTAATCTCGCGTCTAAGTTGCGCGTAAGGCATTACTAAGATCATTGTTTACCAGAACAACTGACTAACGTAAAGATCATATGCACCGGCATTTTATTGTCTCTATAATTAGTACACCAAGCTAATCTCCAGCTTGACACTGCTCTTCTTTCGGTCAAGAAGTGGATTCTTCCCATACTTAGATACGTACATATCACATTTACACTTAACTGCTATGTCTCGAGAGACGCATATCTTATTTTGTTCTCAAAGTCCCAAAACagcataaaatttcaaagaatatCTAAACAACGTCAGGAGAATGCTTGAGAGATTAGAATGTCTTTTAGACTTTATGCGatgttttttaaacatttacgttgctttttattttttaaggagtagttgtcatttttattacgcCGATATTTCACTATCTaaaagtatcattttttttttaaattttttctacgatctccgtttttattaatgaaggAAGAGTTTATCGATAATAGTTGGTCCGCCTATGTATAGTATTTTGACATCCTAGAACAGGCCGCCGTTGGAATAAGGCCGTGTTCTGCTCTTTCGCGGAATACATTTCAAACGagattttcgaaaaatcatCTCTCGTTTACACAACTCCGACTGATTATTTGGCACGATGTCTGTACGACACATGGAAGCTGCCCATTCGGAATTTACTCGGCTCCTCCTGGGTGATCCGAAGGCACGGCTCGCTGCAGGTTCTCACTATCTCTCACATATCCTCCGTGCTGAAGCCGCTGACCAGACCCTGTTCTATGTCCATGTTAGAATCACATTGCATCACCCACTCCCATATCCTTTTGGTGACGACTTTCTGATCCACCGTGGTCTCCAGGCCGTAGCTATTCAGCAGCTTTCTCAGCTTGTTCTTGTTCTCGTCTACGTTGTGTCGATCATCCAAAATAGTATCCAGGTACAGCAGACTGTCGCCTCGCCTGGCAAGACTTTCGCTCACGTCAACTGACGTCGACGTCGCGCTATGACTGATCTTATTGATGCACCATGAATCTTTTAGGTACTTGTTGATCTCAGTCACGTGCGGCCTCTTCTCCGGCTTGTGCTCGAACGTTCGTCTGAAGTATCGGAGCAGCCTAGGAGTGAATCGCCGGAATGTAGGCGGAATCTTGGTGGTGCGTCGCTTCAGCCATCGCTGGAAAGCGGAGTAGTCCGGATCTCGGATTAGGTCGGCGCTTTGCCACGGCGGATTACCGGTCAGACAAACGAAGAGGACAATGCCAAACTGCCAGCAGTCTGAGCTTCTTTTACAGGCATACCTCTCGTTCTTGATAATTTCGTGGATCTCTGGCGGTTGAAACGGCACCCAGGTGCAACGGATTTTATTCACTAGAGTGCCCTCGCGCCTCGTGCAACCG harbors:
- the LOC126858592 gene encoding serine/threonine-protein kinase meng-po encodes the protein MKLHEKKESGIHKVQEVPLEELDLSKEYNVEKTLGEGSFAKVLLATHRATQTRVVLKAVHQELTSEKDFFREFHYSYHLSPHPNILCSYAVAFKAEKCFVFAQEYAPYGDLAGNVKAGGLNEDACKRIAGQLASALDFIHSKQLTHRDIKLENVLVFTQDMSKVKLCDFGCTRREGTLVNKIRCTWVPFQPPEIHEIIKNERYACKRSSDCWQFGIVLFVCLTGNPPWQSADLIRDPDYSAFQRWLKRRTTKIPPTFRRFTPRLLRYFRRTFEHKPEKRPHVTEINKYLKDSWCINKISHSATSTSVDVSESLARRGDSLLYLDTILDDRHNVDENKNKLRKLLNSYGLETTVDQKVVTKRIWEWVMQCDSNMDIEQGLVSGFSTEDM